Within Gemmatimonadota bacterium, the genomic segment GTCCGCCCGATCGCGCGCGTGAAGGCACCTCGTGGATCATAGGTCCGCGGACCGAGTCCTTGGGACAGCACCCAGATCTCGCCGCGGGCACTGCGCCGGACGCCGAGCGGCATCTCATCGATCTCGCCTTCGAGCGCCGTTGAATGCAGCCGCGCCTCGACGGTGCGCTCGATCCGGCACCGAGGACACCGGAGCGAGTCACTGACCGACCGTTCGGTCGTGCGTTGCGCTCCGACCGCGCTCCACGGAGCGGCCTGCAGGCCGAGCATCGCGAGCATGAGCACGGACATCGCGCGTCGCATGGTCACCTCGAAGGGTCGAGTGTCTGGATCGCCCCGGGGTCATCCGGAGGCGCGGCTGGTCGAGTGCCGTGGTCGATACGGATGACGAGGGAGCGGTCCTGCGCCGTCGCCGGAGAGGCGTCGGCCTCGGTGCGTTCAGCTGCCGAACCGTTCGAGGAACTCCGCGTCCGCGAGATCCTGCGTGCGCCCCGTCTCGCGCTTGTTGCGGATGAGATCCTCGCGCGAGATCATCCAGACGTCCGCATCATCGAGGCGCGCCGCCACACGGCGACTCCACGCGTCGGCGAAGTCCACGCCATAGAGCTTGGTCAGCAGATCCACGCGGTTCGGGGCACGGCCGAGCTGGATCACCCGGTCGTCGGCTCTGAAGTCGGCGGCGGTGATCCCGAGGG encodes:
- a CDS encoding nucleotidyltransferase, which translates into the protein MILDKDLRELLALLNAAGVEFLVVGGHAVAFHGRPRLTEDLDLFVRPELANGERIMRALQAFGFGSLGITAADFRADDRVIQLGRAPNRVDLLTKLYGVDFADAWSRRVAARLDDADVWMISREDLIRNKRETGRTQDLADAEFLERFGS